The Streptomyces sp. SS1-1 genome has a segment encoding these proteins:
- the ftsW gene encoding putative lipid II flippase FtsW yields the protein MPGSRTGRPPVQRTVRRPAAARPVRDNAVRRLVKRLRRAWDRPLTAYYLIFGGSLLITVLGLVMVYSASQITALQMSLPGSYFFRKQLLAAAIGAGLLFAASRMPVKLHRALAYPILAGAVFLMALVQVPGIGVAVNGNQNWIALGGSFQIQPSEFGKLALVLWGADLIARKQDKKLLAQWKHMLVPLVPVAFMLLGLIMLGGDMGTAIILSAILFGLLWLAGAPTRLFVGVLSVAGAIGLLLIKTSANRMARLQCLGATEPQAGPVDCWQAVHGIYALASGGIFGSGLGASVEKWGQLPEAHTDFIFAVTGEELGLAGTLSVLGLFAALGYAGIRVAGRTEDPFVRYAAGGVTTWITAQAVINIGAVLGLLPIAGVPLPLFSYGGSALLPTMFAIGLLIAFARDEPAARAALSVRQPRFGKKRAGGAGLVQGPRRWNTMRRRASAARSSGER from the coding sequence ATGCCCGGTAGCCGTACCGGACGGCCCCCCGTCCAGCGGACCGTACGGCGCCCGGCGGCCGCGCGCCCGGTGCGCGACAACGCCGTACGGCGGCTCGTCAAGCGGCTGCGCCGGGCCTGGGACCGGCCGCTGACCGCCTACTACCTGATCTTCGGCGGCAGCCTCCTGATCACCGTGCTGGGCCTGGTGATGGTCTACTCGGCCTCCCAGATCACCGCGCTGCAGATGTCGCTGCCCGGCTCGTACTTCTTCCGCAAGCAGCTGCTGGCCGCGGCGATCGGCGCCGGGCTGCTGTTCGCCGCCTCCCGGATGCCGGTGAAGCTGCACCGCGCGCTGGCCTACCCGATCCTCGCGGGCGCCGTCTTCCTGATGGCGCTGGTACAGGTCCCCGGGATAGGAGTCGCGGTCAACGGCAACCAGAACTGGATCGCCCTCGGCGGCTCCTTCCAGATCCAGCCCAGCGAGTTCGGCAAGCTGGCGCTGGTGCTGTGGGGCGCCGACCTGATCGCCCGCAAGCAGGACAAGAAGCTGCTGGCCCAGTGGAAGCACATGCTGGTGCCGCTGGTGCCGGTCGCCTTCATGCTGCTCGGGCTGATCATGCTCGGCGGCGACATGGGCACCGCGATCATCCTGTCCGCGATCCTGTTCGGCCTGCTGTGGCTGGCGGGCGCGCCGACCCGGCTGTTCGTCGGGGTGCTGTCCGTCGCCGGCGCGATCGGCCTGCTGCTGATCAAGACCAGCGCGAACCGGATGGCCCGCCTGCAGTGCCTCGGCGCGACCGAGCCCCAGGCCGGGCCCGTCGACTGCTGGCAGGCCGTGCACGGCATCTACGCGCTCGCGTCCGGCGGGATCTTCGGTTCCGGGCTCGGTGCGAGTGTGGAGAAATGGGGCCAACTCCCCGAAGCCCACACGGACTTCATCTTCGCCGTCACCGGTGAGGAACTGGGCCTGGCGGGGACGCTGTCGGTGCTGGGTCTGTTCGCGGCTCTAGGCTATGCGGGTATCCGCGTGGCCGGACGCACGGAGGACCCCTTCGTCAGGTATGCCGCGGGAGGTGTGACCACCTGGATCACCGCGCAAGCCGTGATCAACATCGGTGCGGTGCTCGGCCTGCTGCCGATCGCCGGTGTCCCCCTCCCGCTGTTCTCCTACGGAGGATCCGCCCTGCTGCCGACCATGTTCGCCATCGGGCTGCTGATCGCGTTCGCGCGCGACGAGCCCGCTGCGCGGGCAGCGCTTTCCGTACGGCAACCACGCTTTGGTAAAAAGCGTGCGGGAGGCGCCGGGCTTGTTCAGGGGCCTCGGAGATGGAACACGATGCGACGGCGTGCCTCGGCGGCGCGCTCGTCCGGAGAGCGGTGA
- the murD gene encoding UDP-N-acetylmuramoyl-L-alanine--D-glutamate ligase gives MGSGQVTDWQGKNVTVAGLGVSGIPAAKVLHGLGAHVTVVNDGDDDRARAQAAELEALGVTVRLGDGATLPDGTELVVTAPGWKPDKPLFEAARAAGVEIWGDVELAWRLRGPDAAPWLAVTGTNGKTTTVQMLAAILRAAGLRTAAVGNIGVSLLDAVLGDEKYDVLAVELSSYQLHWAPSLRAHSAAVLNLAPDHLDWHGSMEAYAADKGRVYEGNRVACVYNASDKATEDLVREADVEEGCRAIGFTLGTPAPSQLGVVEGILVDRAFVEDRHKNAQELAEVSDVTPPAPHNIANALAAAALARAFGVPPQAVRDGLRAFTPDAHRIAHVADVDGVAYVDDSKATNTHAAEASLAAYESIVWIAGGLAKGAEFEELVAKSAPRLRGAVLMGADRALIREALARHAPEVPVVDLERTDTGAMLAAVQEARRLAQPGDTVLLAPACASMDMFANYNQRGDAFAAAVRELGAGA, from the coding sequence ATGGGCAGCGGACAAGTGACCGACTGGCAGGGGAAGAACGTCACCGTCGCCGGGCTCGGCGTCTCCGGCATCCCGGCGGCCAAGGTGCTGCACGGCCTCGGCGCGCACGTCACCGTCGTCAACGACGGCGACGACGACCGGGCCCGCGCCCAGGCCGCCGAACTGGAGGCGCTGGGCGTCACCGTGCGGCTCGGCGACGGGGCGACCCTGCCCGACGGCACCGAACTCGTCGTCACCGCGCCCGGCTGGAAGCCGGACAAGCCGCTGTTCGAGGCGGCCCGCGCGGCCGGCGTGGAGATCTGGGGCGACGTCGAACTCGCCTGGCGGCTGCGGGGCCCGGACGCGGCCCCCTGGCTCGCCGTCACCGGCACCAACGGCAAGACCACCACCGTCCAGATGCTCGCCGCCATCCTGCGCGCGGCCGGCCTGCGCACGGCGGCGGTGGGCAACATCGGCGTCTCGCTGCTCGACGCCGTTCTCGGCGACGAGAAGTACGACGTCCTCGCGGTCGAACTCTCCAGCTACCAGCTGCACTGGGCGCCGTCGCTGCGCGCCCACTCCGCCGCCGTGCTGAACCTGGCGCCCGACCACCTCGACTGGCACGGCTCCATGGAGGCGTACGCCGCCGACAAGGGCCGTGTCTACGAGGGCAATCGGGTCGCCTGCGTCTACAACGCGTCCGACAAGGCCACCGAGGACCTGGTGCGCGAGGCGGACGTCGAGGAGGGCTGCCGGGCCATCGGCTTCACCCTCGGCACCCCGGCCCCCTCCCAACTCGGCGTCGTCGAGGGCATCCTCGTCGACCGCGCCTTCGTGGAGGACCGGCACAAGAACGCCCAGGAGCTCGCCGAGGTCTCGGACGTCACCCCGCCCGCCCCGCACAACATCGCCAACGCCCTCGCGGCGGCGGCCCTCGCGCGCGCCTTCGGGGTGCCCCCGCAGGCCGTACGGGACGGGCTGCGGGCCTTCACCCCGGACGCCCACCGCATCGCGCACGTGGCGGACGTGGACGGCGTCGCCTACGTCGACGACTCCAAGGCCACCAACACCCACGCCGCCGAGGCGTCGTTGGCGGCGTACGAGTCCATCGTCTGGATCGCGGGCGGGCTCGCCAAGGGCGCCGAGTTCGAGGAACTGGTCGCCAAGTCCGCGCCGCGGCTGCGCGGCGCCGTGCTCATGGGCGCCGATCGAGCCCTGATCCGCGAAGCCCTGGCGCGACACGCGCCGGAAGTACCCGTCGTCGACCTCGAACGGACCGACACTGGGGCGATGCTCGCGGCAGTCCAGGAGGCGCGGCGGCTCGCACAGCCCGGCGACACGGTGCTCCTCGCTCCGGCGTGTGCCTCGATGGACATGTTCGCCAACTACAACCAGCGCGGTGACGCGTTCGCGGCGGCGGTCCGCGAACTCGGCGCGGGCGCCTGA